The Halarchaeum grantii genome contains a region encoding:
- a CDS encoding rhodanese-like domain-containing protein, translating into MDGEITPADVKALLDDDAAVRVVDIRPEGAYAQGHIPGSENVPFPRLTRDVERFAGAERVVTVCPHGQSSVQAANLIASYEGIDEDATVESMAGGLTAWEWGLETAAREADEGPAPDGTPDAPF; encoded by the coding sequence ATGGACGGAGAGATCACGCCTGCGGACGTGAAGGCGCTCCTCGATGACGACGCGGCGGTCCGCGTCGTCGACATCCGGCCCGAGGGCGCGTACGCGCAGGGCCACATCCCCGGGAGCGAGAACGTCCCCTTCCCGCGCCTCACGCGGGACGTCGAGCGCTTCGCGGGCGCGGAGCGCGTCGTCACGGTCTGCCCGCACGGCCAGTCGAGCGTGCAGGCCGCGAACCTCATCGCGTCCTACGAGGGCATCGACGAGGACGCCACCGTCGAGAGCATGGCGGGCGGACTGACCGCGTGGGAGTGGGGCCTCGAGACGGCCGCGCGCGAGGCGGACGAGGGGCCGGCCCCGGACGGGACGCCCGACGCACCCTTCTAG
- a CDS encoding NUDIX hydrolase: MDDSESWRVVESATEYETGWYAGGYDRVEQPNGTEKDYYWADLPDAVVVLAVDGDDVVFVEQYRPVIRERCLELVAGIVEAGEGYEAAARRELREETGYVADEYTLVQEVACTTGVLRHDRGIVVAEGLTAGERDLDDNEFIEVRRVPAADVVETVREGRANDATLEGVLLAAADGYLP; the protein is encoded by the coding sequence ATGGACGACTCCGAGTCGTGGCGCGTCGTCGAGAGCGCGACCGAGTACGAGACCGGCTGGTACGCGGGGGGCTACGACCGCGTCGAGCAGCCGAACGGGACGGAGAAGGACTACTACTGGGCGGACCTCCCGGACGCCGTGGTCGTGCTCGCCGTCGACGGCGACGACGTGGTCTTCGTCGAGCAGTATCGGCCGGTGATTCGCGAGCGCTGTCTCGAACTCGTCGCCGGCATCGTCGAGGCGGGCGAGGGCTACGAGGCGGCGGCGCGCCGCGAACTCCGCGAGGAGACGGGGTACGTCGCCGACGAGTACACGCTCGTTCAGGAGGTGGCGTGCACGACCGGCGTCCTCCGCCACGACCGGGGCATCGTCGTCGCGGAGGGCCTCACCGCCGGCGAACGCGACCTCGACGACAACGAGTTCATCGAGGTGCGACGCGTCCCCGCCGCCGACGTCGTCGAGACGGTGCGCGAGGGGCGCGCGAACGACGCGACGCTCGAGGGCGTGTTGCTCGCGGCCGCCGACGGCTACCTGCCCTGA
- a CDS encoding DUF5809 family protein, with protein MDERGFLAPETPEEAADQYRELGPAAQTVTRETAKAMEFDREEYRERVTSDVVETARDALFASLLEVSVGTYAEFESFCEAHPDLDVYENGSTEVENAVWHVVPFEDAVVAATYQNEPEAAVGTLRRIAHGKFYSEVV; from the coding sequence ATGGACGAGCGTGGATTCCTCGCGCCGGAGACGCCCGAGGAGGCGGCCGACCAGTATCGCGAGCTCGGGCCGGCCGCGCAGACCGTCACTCGAGAAACGGCGAAGGCGATGGAGTTCGACCGCGAGGAGTACCGCGAGCGCGTGACGAGCGACGTCGTGGAGACGGCGCGCGACGCGCTCTTCGCGTCGCTCCTCGAAGTCTCGGTCGGCACCTACGCGGAGTTCGAGTCCTTCTGCGAGGCCCACCCCGACCTCGACGTCTACGAGAACGGCAGCACGGAGGTCGAGAACGCGGTCTGGCACGTCGTCCCGTTCGAGGACGCGGTGGTCGCGGCGACCTACCAGAACGAACCCGAGGCGGCGGTGGGGACGCTGCGGCGCATCGCGCACGGGAAGTTCTACAGCGAGGTCGTCTGA
- a CDS encoding DUF5810 domain-containing protein has product MGYACPVCDEHVPDAEHLADHLAFAAVTGASDHEAWLDEHAAGWEEGGTDDLAPRVTEHAETVEFEVETEPVEGHAHDHGHGSNGPAVDTSGAGALGGEAQRILEDAAEMTQEMQRDADGTEASRGERAGANATREQGGDSAESPAESADDGDAADDAEGETE; this is encoded by the coding sequence ATGGGCTACGCGTGTCCGGTCTGTGACGAGCACGTCCCCGACGCCGAGCACCTCGCGGACCACCTCGCGTTCGCGGCGGTGACGGGCGCGAGCGACCACGAGGCGTGGCTGGACGAGCACGCCGCCGGCTGGGAGGAAGGCGGCACCGACGACCTCGCGCCGCGCGTCACCGAGCACGCGGAGACGGTCGAGTTCGAGGTGGAGACCGAACCCGTCGAGGGCCACGCGCACGACCACGGCCACGGGTCGAACGGGCCCGCCGTCGACACGAGCGGCGCGGGCGCGCTCGGCGGGGAGGCACAGCGCATCCTCGAGGACGCCGCCGAGATGACTCAGGAGATGCAGCGCGATGCCGACGGAACGGAGGCATCGCGGGGAGAGCGAGCGGGAGCGAACGCGACGCGCGAGCAGGGCGGCGACTCGGCGGAGTCGCCGGCCGAGTCCGCGGACGACGGCGACGCGGCCGACGACGCCGAAGGCGAAACCGAGTAG